A window of Chitinophaga sp. MM2321 contains these coding sequences:
- a CDS encoding ATP-binding cassette domain-containing protein: MQALSGVSFDVPPGAIFGVLGPNGSGKTTLLGIVTDVLKADSGSFTLFDKTATASERRQIGTLLETPNFYHYLSAYKNLEISAAIKQRGHDDIARVLDICGLTARQHSPFKTYSLGMKQRLAIAAVLLGDPEVLILDEPTNGLDPAGIAEVRDLLRRLADTGKTIILASHLLDEVEKVCTHVAILRAGKLLLSGAVNEVISRHDYLELAAADNNALCTAMLQYPGCTSARVNGASVIAVFSTQPDAAAVNSYCAQQGIWLQQLQLRKKSLEKAFLEITNVSAS; encoded by the coding sequence GTGCAGGCCTTATCGGGGGTATCTTTTGATGTGCCGCCGGGTGCCATCTTCGGTGTACTGGGCCCTAACGGCAGCGGCAAAACCACGTTGCTGGGCATCGTTACCGACGTGTTGAAAGCCGATAGCGGCAGCTTTACGCTTTTTGACAAAACGGCCACCGCCAGCGAACGCCGGCAGATAGGTACTTTGCTGGAAACACCGAACTTTTATCATTACCTGAGTGCCTATAAAAATCTGGAGATCTCCGCTGCTATCAAGCAACGTGGCCATGATGATATTGCCCGCGTACTGGATATCTGTGGCCTCACAGCAAGACAACATTCCCCCTTCAAAACCTATTCACTTGGTATGAAGCAGCGGCTGGCTATTGCCGCCGTGTTGCTCGGTGATCCGGAAGTACTCATCCTGGATGAACCTACCAATGGGCTGGACCCCGCAGGTATTGCTGAAGTGCGGGATCTGTTGCGTCGCCTCGCGGATACAGGCAAAACCATTATCCTGGCCAGCCACCTGCTGGATGAAGTGGAAAAAGTATGCACACATGTAGCCATTCTGCGCGCGGGTAAGCTATTGCTCTCCGGCGCTGTTAATGAAGTGATCAGCCGTCATGATTACCTGGAGCTGGCTGCGGCAGACAACAACGCGCTATGCACGGCCATGCTGCAATACCCCGGCTGTACCAGCGCCCGCGTCAACGGCGCCAGCGTGATAGCGGTGTTCAGCACACAACCCGATGCCGCAGCGGTAAACAGCTATTGCGCCCAACAGGGCATATGGTTGCAACAACTGCAACTGCGCAAAAAGAGCCTTGAAAAAGCATTCCTTGAAATTACCAACGTCTCCGCATCATGA
- a CDS encoding ABC transporter permease, giving the protein MKQLIYTEWLKVKNYRTFWVMLIVAVAVIPAGNYVPAEVFTRQLGDATKMLGSSPFNYPTVWQTVANVSSYISSLFGLLLMILVTNEYTYRTNRQNIIDGWERKQFVYAKLFWVLLLSVLAFVVATLTAAVFGAAYGTSGFSTEGFVYMFYYFFQVLLTLCFALLLSVLVKRAGFAIVIFLGYTMMLEQTFVFILKKNVGPIGGLLPLQTGDELLPFPLVGNMMKTVDRYEDSTYLVCLFVYIAIAIYLVFRKVLKSDL; this is encoded by the coding sequence ATGAAACAGCTCATTTATACAGAATGGCTCAAAGTAAAAAATTACCGTACTTTCTGGGTAATGCTTATCGTCGCCGTAGCCGTAATTCCAGCCGGAAACTATGTGCCGGCAGAAGTATTTACACGCCAGCTGGGCGATGCAACGAAAATGCTGGGATCATCGCCCTTTAATTATCCAACCGTATGGCAGACAGTGGCCAATGTGAGCAGCTATATCTCTTCCCTGTTCGGACTGTTGCTGATGATCCTGGTGACCAACGAATATACTTACCGCACCAACCGCCAGAATATTATTGACGGCTGGGAACGGAAACAGTTTGTATATGCCAAACTCTTTTGGGTGCTGCTGTTGTCGGTACTGGCGTTTGTAGTAGCCACGCTTACCGCCGCGGTTTTCGGTGCAGCCTATGGTACCTCCGGTTTCAGTACAGAAGGTTTTGTGTATATGTTCTACTACTTTTTCCAGGTATTGCTCACCCTTTGTTTTGCCCTGTTGCTGAGTGTATTGGTAAAGCGGGCAGGCTTTGCCATCGTGATATTCCTGGGTTATACCATGATGCTGGAGCAGACATTTGTATTCATCCTGAAAAAAAATGTTGGACCGATAGGAGGGCTGTTGCCGTTGCAAACCGGTGATGAGTTGTTGCCTTTCCCTTTAGTCGGTAATATGATGAAAACAGTAGACAGGTATGAAGACAGCACCTACCTGGTTTGCTTGTTTGTATATATCGCTATTGCCATCTACCTGGTTTTCAGGAAGGTATTAAAATCGGATCTTTAA
- the surE gene encoding 5'/3'-nucleotidase SurE, with protein sequence MGKQEKVILVTNDDGITAPGIRALIEAVRPLGRVVVVAPDSPQSGKGHAITIGVPLRLEKVDIFEGIEAWQCSGTPVDCVKLARDKILHAKPDICVSGINHGANHSINVIYSGTMSAAMEAAIEGIPSVGFSFLEYSYDADFSLPAKVAREVTQRMLASELPVGTLFNVNIPIVSEKDYKGLKISRQADAKWVEEFDERRDPHGKKYYWLTGEFKNRDTGEDTDVWALENNYASLVPVQFDLTNYKLKKKLEEEWKDL encoded by the coding sequence ATGGGTAAACAGGAGAAAGTGATACTGGTCACAAATGATGATGGGATAACGGCGCCGGGTATACGTGCTTTGATCGAAGCGGTGCGGCCACTCGGAAGAGTGGTGGTAGTGGCGCCGGACAGCCCCCAATCAGGGAAAGGCCATGCCATTACAATTGGTGTACCGCTGCGGTTGGAAAAGGTGGATATTTTTGAAGGTATTGAAGCATGGCAATGCTCCGGAACACCGGTGGATTGCGTAAAACTGGCCCGCGATAAGATCCTGCATGCAAAGCCGGATATCTGTGTAAGTGGCATTAACCACGGCGCTAATCATTCTATCAACGTAATTTATTCAGGCACGATGTCGGCTGCCATGGAAGCGGCTATTGAAGGTATTCCTTCCGTTGGGTTTTCTTTCCTGGAGTATAGCTATGATGCTGATTTCTCCCTGCCGGCAAAAGTGGCGCGGGAAGTAACACAGCGGATGTTGGCATCGGAACTGCCGGTAGGTACTTTGTTTAATGTAAACATCCCTATTGTCAGTGAGAAAGATTACAAAGGTCTGAAGATCAGCCGGCAGGCAGATGCCAAGTGGGTGGAAGAATTTGATGAACGCCGTGATCCGCATGGTAAAAAATACTATTGGCTCACCGGTGAATTTAAAAACCGTGATACGGGTGAAGATACAGATGTATGGGCGCTGGAGAATAATTATGCCTCCCTGGTGCCGGTGCAGTTCGATCTCACCAATTATAAGTTGAAAAAGAAGTTGGAAGAGGAGTGGAAGGATTTGTGA
- the lpxB gene encoding lipid-A-disaccharide synthase produces MKYYIIAGEASGDLHGSNLVRQLKQQDTSADIRSWGGDMMEQAGAHVIKHYKELAFMGFVEVVMNLRTILRNIDFCKKDITAFQPDVVVLVDYPGFNLRIAEWAKQQGFKTVFYISPQVWAWKESRVKKIRECVDKMLCILPFEKEFYHKWGYEVEYVGHPLVEVIKAAKEQPADAPLSDKPVIAVLPGSRKQEVSVKLPIMLTMAKHFPEYQFVVAQAPSLDDHFLEGLTGQHPNVSMVKGQTYKLLRQAKAALVTSGTATLETALFGVPEVVCYKGNPISYFFAKKLIKVKYISLVNLVMDKLVVKELIQHDLTEENLLKELTSLLKDDAARQRVMTDYADLWHKLGEKDASKRAAEVIAQFAKA; encoded by the coding sequence TTGAAATATTACATTATTGCGGGAGAAGCCTCTGGTGACTTGCATGGCAGCAACCTTGTCAGACAATTAAAACAGCAGGACACGTCTGCGGATATACGTAGTTGGGGCGGTGATATGATGGAACAGGCCGGTGCCCATGTAATAAAGCATTACAAGGAGCTGGCATTTATGGGTTTCGTGGAAGTAGTCATGAACCTGCGTACGATATTGCGTAATATTGATTTTTGTAAGAAAGATATTACCGCTTTTCAACCGGATGTGGTGGTATTGGTAGATTACCCCGGCTTCAACCTGCGTATTGCCGAATGGGCAAAGCAGCAAGGGTTTAAAACCGTATTCTATATTTCTCCCCAGGTATGGGCCTGGAAAGAAAGCAGGGTAAAAAAGATCAGGGAATGTGTAGATAAGATGTTGTGTATCCTGCCTTTTGAAAAAGAGTTTTATCACAAATGGGGCTACGAAGTGGAGTATGTAGGACATCCATTGGTAGAAGTGATCAAAGCGGCTAAAGAGCAACCGGCAGATGCGCCGCTATCTGATAAGCCCGTAATTGCGGTATTGCCGGGTAGCCGTAAACAGGAAGTAAGCGTAAAGTTACCCATCATGCTCACGATGGCAAAGCACTTCCCGGAATACCAGTTTGTAGTAGCACAGGCGCCCAGCCTGGACGATCACTTCCTGGAGGGGCTCACCGGGCAGCATCCGAACGTTTCCATGGTCAAAGGTCAAACCTACAAGTTGTTGCGGCAGGCAAAAGCGGCCCTGGTTACTTCTGGCACCGCTACGCTGGAAACTGCGCTGTTCGGTGTTCCTGAGGTAGTATGCTACAAAGGGAATCCTATTTCTTACTTCTTCGCCAAAAAACTGATCAAAGTAAAATACATCTCCCTGGTAAACCTGGTCATGGATAAGCTGGTGGTGAAAGAGCTGATCCAGCACGACCTCACAGAAGAAAATCTGTTAAAGGAACTCACCAGCCTGCTGAAGGATGATGCGGCCCGTCAGCGCGTAATGACCGACTACGCCGACTTGTGGCATAAGCTGGGCGAGAAGGATGCCAGCAAAAGAGCCGCGGAAGTGATTGCACAATTTGCTAAAGCGTAA
- a CDS encoding DUF6728 family protein: MKSIWHQILRYFYIGKKDPNAPTTRYVAMMHGMNRISILLFLVALIILIVRLIRKH; the protein is encoded by the coding sequence ATGAAAAGCATCTGGCATCAAATCCTTCGATACTTCTATATTGGCAAAAAAGACCCGAATGCACCCACTACACGCTATGTAGCTATGATGCACGGTATGAACCGTATATCGATCCTTTTATTCCTGGTAGCCTTGATTATATTGATAGTCCGGTTGATCAGAAAACACTGA
- a CDS encoding glycosyl hydrolase 2 galactose-binding domain-containing protein: protein MKYIGWSRICIALFFLTCFTKSIYAQDTSGNPLLSGWEFSRADEGIWRPATVPGTVHTDLLALKLIPDPFVGTNEKAVQWVDKKDWLYRKKWNVTAAELQYDVIELDFKGLDTYAEVYLNNHLVLQSANMFVERVLNVKNRLVAGENELRILFKSPVKHDMPKFLADSVIYPAGNDASDIPLSIYARKAPYHYGWDWGPRLVTSGIWRPVYLRSWNKATIRDVWWQQTKLDATHAGMNARVTLEAATAGTYSMHISRQLSGKTTVVTTLPVTLKKGINTVNVPFTIRQPQLWWPAGMGEQTGYTFKAELRSNRETLAQQQEFIGLRTIEVVNKPDSLGESFYVKVNGKPVFMKGANYIPQDNFLPRVTEKQYQRLFEDMHSSGFNMVRVWGGGIYEEDKFYTLADKMGILVWQDFMFACTLYPSDTAFLQNVKEEAAYNIRRLRNHPSLALWCGNNEVAVAIKNWGWENGYAYTETQWNSLLKGYDALFKEVLPQQVQENDPGKFYFHSSPISNWGKQEDFAKGDNHYWGVWHGMEWFEAFNTHVPRFMSEYGFQSFPGMETINTFATKDDYDIFSNVMQGHQKSPAKGNTAIKTYMLHYYQAPKDFPSFVYLSQVLQAEGMKVAIEAHRRAMPYCMGTLYWQLNDCWPGASWSGRDYYGRWKALQYYVKEAFKPRLVSTVIEAGKLVTYIVSDEQTDRKADLVLTAVDTGGKQLWQQTLKDITIRANTSKKFFTVDTAEILQGKNPATVIFHAQLRIDSKDMERNIFYFTAAKDMRLETPQIQVTFGKQQQQGEYVYVTIRSDKLARNVYLNLEDAAPEERFEENYFDLLPGENKTIRLYTGRNPVAIKAALKITSLVDSYKH, encoded by the coding sequence ATGAAATATATTGGCTGGAGCCGCATCTGTATCGCGCTCTTTTTTTTAACCTGTTTTACTAAATCGATTTATGCACAGGATACAAGCGGAAATCCGCTGTTATCCGGTTGGGAATTTTCCCGTGCAGATGAAGGCATCTGGCGTCCTGCCACCGTGCCGGGCACGGTACACACCGATCTGCTGGCGCTGAAACTCATCCCTGATCCATTTGTGGGCACCAATGAAAAAGCAGTGCAATGGGTAGACAAAAAAGACTGGCTGTATCGTAAAAAATGGAATGTTACTGCAGCGGAGCTGCAATATGACGTGATAGAACTGGATTTTAAAGGACTGGATACGTATGCGGAAGTGTATCTGAACAACCACCTGGTCCTGCAATCTGCCAATATGTTTGTAGAAAGGGTGCTAAACGTAAAAAACCGGCTGGTAGCCGGTGAAAATGAGTTGCGCATCCTGTTTAAAAGCCCCGTTAAGCACGACATGCCGAAATTCCTGGCAGACAGTGTGATCTATCCTGCCGGCAACGATGCCAGCGATATTCCTCTAAGTATTTATGCCCGCAAAGCGCCGTATCACTACGGTTGGGACTGGGGCCCGCGCCTGGTTACTTCAGGGATCTGGCGGCCTGTTTATTTACGGTCCTGGAATAAAGCCACCATCCGCGATGTTTGGTGGCAACAAACAAAGCTGGATGCCACACACGCAGGTATGAATGCCCGGGTTACCCTGGAAGCAGCTACTGCGGGCACTTACAGCATGCATATCTCCCGGCAGTTGTCCGGTAAAACAACGGTAGTGACCACGCTGCCCGTGACCCTGAAAAAGGGTATCAACACTGTAAATGTACCTTTTACAATCAGGCAACCGCAGCTATGGTGGCCCGCCGGAATGGGAGAGCAGACAGGTTATACCTTTAAGGCGGAATTGCGCAGCAACCGGGAAACACTGGCACAGCAACAGGAATTTATTGGTCTACGCACCATTGAAGTGGTCAACAAACCCGATAGCCTGGGCGAGAGCTTTTATGTGAAAGTGAATGGTAAGCCTGTTTTTATGAAAGGCGCCAACTATATCCCGCAGGATAATTTCCTGCCCCGCGTAACCGAAAAGCAGTACCAGCGATTGTTTGAAGATATGCATAGCTCCGGCTTTAATATGGTACGTGTATGGGGAGGCGGTATTTATGAAGAAGATAAATTTTATACACTGGCAGATAAGATGGGAATCCTAGTATGGCAGGATTTCATGTTTGCCTGCACACTCTATCCTTCCGATACGGCTTTCCTGCAAAATGTAAAAGAGGAGGCAGCCTATAATATCCGGCGGCTGCGTAACCATCCTTCGCTGGCGCTCTGGTGTGGTAATAACGAAGTAGCGGTCGCGATAAAGAACTGGGGCTGGGAAAACGGTTACGCCTATACGGAAACACAATGGAACAGTTTACTGAAAGGATACGATGCGCTTTTTAAAGAAGTATTGCCGCAACAGGTACAGGAAAATGATCCCGGGAAATTCTATTTCCATTCTTCTCCCATCAGTAACTGGGGAAAGCAAGAAGATTTTGCAAAAGGAGATAACCATTACTGGGGCGTATGGCATGGGATGGAATGGTTTGAAGCCTTTAATACGCATGTTCCCCGTTTTATGAGCGAGTATGGTTTTCAGTCGTTTCCCGGTATGGAAACCATCAACACCTTTGCGACAAAAGATGATTACGACATTTTCTCAAATGTAATGCAGGGACATCAGAAGAGCCCTGCCAAAGGAAATACGGCTATCAAAACCTATATGCTGCACTATTATCAGGCACCAAAGGATTTTCCTTCCTTTGTATACCTCAGCCAGGTATTGCAGGCGGAAGGTATGAAAGTGGCCATAGAAGCGCACCGCAGGGCGATGCCTTATTGTATGGGTACTTTGTACTGGCAGCTCAATGATTGCTGGCCGGGCGCTTCCTGGTCGGGAAGGGATTACTACGGCCGTTGGAAAGCCCTGCAATACTATGTAAAAGAAGCCTTTAAACCCCGGCTGGTATCTACTGTGATAGAAGCGGGAAAGCTGGTTACCTACATCGTTTCAGACGAACAGACGGACCGGAAAGCAGACCTGGTGCTTACAGCTGTTGATACCGGCGGCAAGCAGCTGTGGCAGCAAACATTGAAAGACATCACCATCAGGGCCAATACCAGCAAAAAGTTTTTTACGGTGGATACCGCGGAGATTTTACAGGGAAAGAACCCCGCGACGGTAATATTCCATGCGCAACTGCGAATTGACAGTAAGGATATGGAAAGAAATATCTTTTACTTTACCGCGGCAAAAGACATGAGGCTGGAAACGCCGCAGATCCAGGTCACTTTTGGTAAGCAACAGCAGCAGGGGGAATATGTGTATGTAACCATCAGGTCGGATAAACTGGCGAGAAATGTTTACCTGAACCTGGAAGATGCCGCGCCGGAAGAGCGTTTTGAAGAAAATTATTTTGATTTGTTGCCAGGAGAAAATAAAACCATCAGATTGTATACAGGAAGAAACCCGGTAGCCATAAAGGCTGCTTTGAAAATAACATCTTTGGTAGATTCTTATAAACATTGA